One region of bacterium genomic DNA includes:
- a CDS encoding type IV pilus twitching motility protein PilT — MAKIDELLRMLVSQQGSDLHIKCGEPPIYRIHGQLVRTSLPLMTADDTKILLYEILNEERRQKFEQTHQMDLSYSIPGVSRFRVNVFKQKNAVGAVLRVIPLLIKTIDELALPQIMKKVSMLPRGLVLVTGPTGSGKSTSLAAMIDFINESRSCHIITIEDPIEFLHRDKKACVNQREVGIDTHSFAGALKHVMRQNPDIILVGEMRDLETISLAITAAETGHLVMATLHTADAAQTVDRIIDVFPPAQQQQVRLQLSTTLQAIFSQTLVPRTDGKGRMVAYEVLTCTPALRAIIREGKTHQIYSAIQSGGKYGMVTLDSCLKDYFLKGQVTLEDAMAKSSNPIEFERMIMKV; from the coding sequence ATGGCCAAAATAGACGAACTGCTAAGAATGCTGGTCAGCCAGCAGGGATCGGATCTGCACATCAAGTGCGGTGAGCCGCCCATCTACAGGATCCACGGACAGCTGGTGCGAACCAGCCTGCCGTTGATGACGGCCGACGACACCAAGATCCTGCTGTACGAGATATTGAACGAGGAACGGCGGCAGAAATTCGAGCAGACCCACCAGATGGACCTGTCCTACTCCATTCCCGGCGTCTCCCGCTTCCGGGTCAATGTCTTTAAGCAGAAGAACGCGGTGGGGGCGGTGCTGCGGGTCATCCCCCTGCTGATCAAGACCATCGACGAGCTGGCCCTGCCCCAGATCATGAAAAAGGTCTCCATGCTGCCCCGGGGACTGGTGCTGGTCACCGGCCCCACCGGCTCCGGAAAATCCACCAGCCTGGCCGCCATGATCGACTTCATCAACGAAAGCCGCTCCTGCCACATCATCACCATCGAAGACCCCATCGAGTTCCTGCACCGGGACAAGAAGGCCTGCGTCAACCAGCGCGAGGTCGGGATCGACACCCACAGTTTTGCCGGAGCCCTGAAGCACGTGATGCGCCAGAACCCGGACATCATCCTGGTGGGCGAGATGCGCGACCTGGAGACCATCAGCCTGGCCATCACCGCGGCCGAGACCGGCCACCTGGTGATGGCCACCCTCCACACCGCCGACGCCGCCCAGACCGTGGACCGGATCATCGACGTCTTCCCCCCGGCCCAGCAGCAGCAGGTAAGGCTTCAGCTCTCCACCACCCTTCAGGCCATCTTCTCCCAGACCCTGGTGCCCCGCACCGACGGCAAGGGACGGATGGTGGCTTATGAAGTGCTGACCTGCACCCCGGCCCTCCGGGCCATCATCCGGGAAGGCAAGACCCACCAGATCTACAGCGCCATCCAGAGCGGCGGCAAATACGGCATGGTCACCCTGGATTCCTGCTTAAAGGATTATTTCCTCAAAGGACAGGTGACTCTGGAGGACGCCATGGCCAAATCCTCCAATCCCATAGAATTCGAACGGATGATCATGAAGGTCTGA
- a CDS encoding DnaJ domain-containing protein — protein sequence MTNYYEILGVSRGAEAAEISQTYRRLLQDQYQEKGKEADLSSLSQAHKILTNPAKRREYDVLLDLLSGQFSVEDPEKPTKAEKAYLEGLKAFDLQNYQEAVQYFARAARLDPKQGHYFSQWGLSIGMFPGRLPEAELYCKKAIELDSDNPVFYFNLGFLYQRHNISEAAQQSFSKAQEAQQVRQAKYSAQQTAAISAHWRGDAGSLLKELDSIEETMTQSDDEHPSVISLPQAEEPVMGKAAGEQPAPVPETAPEPVPAAAEELSDHSGIDDLLSELDSLESSMEKVETYNNGKAEVPEEPEAAPLEIVTIKDELIAQIPSGEQLPSAEGSNEIPPLEIVTVQDELIAQMPHGEPPSLPDTTAAEAKLEIVTVQEELDPGGQESPEPETPMEPEHTSEETLDLLKELDSIESMVAGIEQAGTGERSGAKGSTPEASADDLEDEALKLLQELDVPQDDKTSEPPASAVKDEAPARENISESESQAIKKKMERLNQMEEQMMEELLKLKAEREQLKADLKV from the coding sequence ATGACCAACTACTACGAAATTTTGGGAGTGAGCCGCGGGGCCGAGGCGGCGGAGATTTCCCAGACCTACCGCCGCCTGCTGCAGGACCAGTATCAGGAAAAGGGCAAGGAGGCCGACCTGTCCTCCTTGAGCCAGGCCCATAAGATCCTGACCAATCCCGCCAAGCGCCGGGAATACGATGTGCTGTTGGATCTTTTATCCGGCCAGTTCAGCGTGGAGGATCCCGAAAAGCCCACCAAGGCCGAGAAGGCCTATCTGGAGGGGCTGAAGGCCTTCGACCTCCAGAACTACCAGGAGGCGGTGCAGTACTTTGCCCGGGCCGCCCGGCTGGATCCCAAGCAGGGGCACTATTTCAGCCAGTGGGGGCTGTCCATCGGAATGTTCCCGGGCCGGCTTCCGGAGGCCGAGCTGTACTGCAAAAAGGCCATCGAACTCGATTCCGATAATCCGGTATTCTACTTCAATCTGGGATTCCTGTACCAGCGCCACAATATAAGCGAGGCCGCCCAGCAGTCGTTCAGCAAGGCCCAGGAAGCCCAGCAGGTGCGGCAGGCCAAGTATTCGGCCCAGCAGACAGCCGCCATCAGCGCACATTGGAGGGGCGACGCCGGCAGCCTGCTGAAGGAACTGGATTCAATAGAGGAGACCATGACCCAGTCCGATGATGAACATCCATCGGTGATCTCCCTGCCCCAGGCCGAAGAACCGGTCATGGGAAAAGCGGCCGGGGAACAACCTGCTCCTGTCCCGGAAACGGCGCCAGAGCCCGTTCCGGCCGCGGCCGAGGAACTTTCCGATCATTCGGGGATAGATGACCTGTTGAGCGAACTGGATTCCCTGGAGTCCAGCATGGAAAAGGTGGAGACGTACAATAACGGCAAAGCAGAAGTTCCGGAGGAACCGGAAGCAGCCCCGTTGGAGATAGTCACGATCAAGGATGAACTGATCGCACAAATTCCATCCGGCGAACAGCTACCATCGGCAGAAGGCTCGAACGAGATCCCCCCGCTGGAGATCGTCACCGTTCAGGATGAACTGATCGCCCAGATGCCGCACGGGGAACCGCCGTCGTTGCCGGACACCACGGCCGCCGAGGCAAAACTGGAGATAGTGACAGTTCAGGAAGAACTGGATCCAGGAGGACAGGAATCCCCGGAGCCGGAAACGCCAATGGAACCGGAGCATACCAGCGAAGAAACACTGGACCTTTTGAAGGAACTGGATTCCATAGAATCCATGGTGGCGGGGATAGAACAGGCCGGAACCGGGGAACGGTCCGGGGCCAAGGGATCAACTCCCGAGGCCAGCGCCGATGACCTGGAGGATGAAGCCCTGAAACTGCTGCAGGAACTGGATGTTCCCCAGGATGACAAAACATCTGAGCCGCCGGCTTCGGCTGTCAAAGATGAAGCGCCGGCCAGGGAAAACATTTCAGAATCCGAGTCCCAGGCCATCAAGAAGAAAATGGAGAGGCTGAACCAGATGGAGGAACAGATGATGGAGGAGCTGCTTAAGCTCAAGGCCGAGCGGGAGCAGTTGAAGGCTGACCTAAAGGTCTGA
- a CDS encoding NAD(P)/FAD-dependent oxidoreductase: MSKVIIIGAGLGGLTAGNLLARKGHQTTIFESHTAPGGYVAGFRRQGFYFESGTLSFESLATVQKAMKQLGVLDKIEIIPQHTRLVSDRFDIATSETFAGFKQAILAAYPEHQQNLRRYFSEVDKLIRAIEPFMLPDPPWTSYLRGAAVGAEVLLKYGRTNLGDFTAKYFERDSELFRLFKNFGYPDMSALILGGAIISIFSDYWTIKGGMQSWADALAQSFTGLGGELKLGTPVEKIITEKGRAVGVISQGASHRADYVISACDYKNTFLKLLDDQSLIPVRQLEKIKSTQVSEGIFTVYLGLSIDNRKLAGYMKIPHVSMFDEQPGADVRNPNDPDFFNKSSVSLYSPSLINPELAPAGKSCLMLQMVCPHRWMDNWGGGDREKYKNLKDQVSQTLISKARKLIPDLEKLIEFKGAATPLTYQRYTGNTDGATSSWSWNPKNKFHKSILGTFVETPVKNLLIGSCWAMQIGGVPGAISAAQKCAKRIK; encoded by the coding sequence ATGAGCAAAGTAATAATCATCGGAGCGGGCCTGGGCGGGCTGACCGCCGGCAACCTGTTGGCCCGGAAGGGCCACCAGACCACGATCTTTGAATCCCACACCGCCCCGGGAGGTTATGTGGCCGGTTTCCGGCGCCAGGGTTTTTATTTTGAAAGCGGCACCCTCTCCTTTGAATCACTTGCCACGGTGCAGAAGGCGATGAAACAATTGGGGGTGCTGGACAAGATCGAGATCATTCCCCAGCACACCAGATTAGTGTCCGACCGATTCGACATCGCCACTTCCGAGACCTTCGCCGGCTTTAAGCAGGCCATCCTGGCCGCTTATCCCGAGCACCAGCAGAACCTGAGACGGTATTTTTCCGAGGTCGACAAGCTGATCAGGGCCATCGAGCCCTTCATGCTCCCCGACCCGCCCTGGACCTCGTATCTCCGGGGGGCGGCGGTCGGGGCGGAGGTGCTGCTTAAATACGGCCGGACCAATCTGGGCGATTTCACCGCAAAATATTTTGAACGCGACAGCGAACTTTTCCGGCTGTTCAAGAATTTCGGCTATCCCGACATGAGCGCCCTGATCCTGGGCGGGGCCATCATCAGCATCTTTTCCGATTACTGGACGATCAAGGGCGGCATGCAGTCCTGGGCCGACGCCCTGGCCCAAAGTTTCACCGGGCTGGGCGGCGAGTTGAAACTGGGAACGCCGGTGGAAAAGATAATCACCGAAAAGGGCCGGGCGGTAGGAGTGATATCGCAAGGAGCCAGCCACCGGGCCGACTACGTGATCTCGGCCTGCGATTACAAGAACACTTTCCTTAAATTGCTGGACGACCAATCACTGATCCCCGTCCGCCAATTGGAAAAGATCAAGAGCACCCAGGTCTCCGAAGGGATATTCACCGTCTATCTGGGACTGTCCATAGACAACCGGAAACTGGCCGGATATATGAAGATCCCCCACGTCTCGATGTTTGACGAGCAGCCCGGGGCCGACGTCCGCAATCCCAACGATCCGGACTTCTTCAATAAATCATCGGTCAGCCTTTATTCCCCGTCGCTGATAAACCCCGAACTGGCCCCGGCCGGGAAATCCTGCCTGATGCTGCAGATGGTCTGCCCCCACCGCTGGATGGACAACTGGGGCGGCGGAGACAGGGAGAAATACAAAAACCTTAAGGACCAGGTAAGCCAGACCCTGATCAGCAAGGCCCGGAAACTGATCCCGGACCTGGAAAAGCTGATCGAATTCAAAGGAGCGGCCACCCCTCTGACATACCAGCGCTACACCGGAAACACCGACGGGGCCACGTCATCCTGGAGCTGGAATCCCAAGAACAAATTCCACAAAAGCATCCTGGGGACATTTGTGGAAACGCCGGTGAAAAACCTGCTGATCGGTTCCTGCTGGGCCATGCAGATAGGAGGGGTTCCCGGGGCCATCAGCGCCGCCCAGAAATGCGCCAAGAGGATCAAATAA
- a CDS encoding type IV pilus twitching motility protein PilT produces MEILQLLQHMAQQGASDLHLKVGSTPLLRINGDLLPSQFPALTPDDVKRFVGSVLTPAQWQKFTQDLELDFAYTQAGTGRFRVNLFLQRSSLGMVFRLVPERIPSLDELGFPAIMKEASMRPRGLVLVTGPAGCGKSTTQASMIDHRNANEACHIMTVEDPVEFIHADKKAIVNQRELGRDTLTFADALKYVLRQDPDCILIGEMRDLETIQLAITAAETGHLVLATLHTTDAVQTIDRIIDVFPLFQQEQIRMQVAVNFVAVISQILVKRADGQGRVAAHEIMTGTGAVRNLIREGKTYQLQSLIQTSVKQGMCTLNMSLASLFKRKVITLDEALSKSPDPDNLQMIMRSQQP; encoded by the coding sequence ATGGAAATACTCCAGCTATTGCAGCACATGGCCCAGCAGGGGGCCTCGGATCTTCACCTTAAGGTCGGCAGCACTCCGTTGCTGCGGATCAACGGGGATCTTCTGCCCAGCCAGTTTCCGGCCCTGACCCCCGACGACGTCAAGCGTTTCGTGGGTTCGGTGCTGACCCCGGCCCAGTGGCAGAAGTTCACCCAGGACCTGGAACTGGATTTCGCCTACACCCAGGCCGGCACCGGACGGTTCCGGGTCAACCTGTTCCTGCAGCGCAGTTCGCTGGGCATGGTCTTCCGGCTGGTCCCCGAGAGGATCCCCTCGCTGGATGAGCTGGGATTCCCCGCCATCATGAAGGAGGCCTCGATGCGGCCCCGGGGTCTGGTGCTGGTCACCGGTCCGGCCGGCTGCGGCAAGTCCACCACCCAGGCCTCGATGATCGACCACCGCAACGCCAACGAGGCCTGCCACATCATGACGGTGGAGGACCCGGTGGAATTCATCCATGCCGACAAAAAGGCCATCGTCAACCAGCGGGAGCTGGGCCGCGATACCCTGACCTTTGCCGACGCCCTGAAATACGTGCTGCGCCAGGACCCGGACTGCATCCTGATCGGCGAGATGCGGGACCTGGAGACCATCCAGCTGGCCATCACCGCGGCCGAGACCGGCCACCTGGTGCTGGCCACCCTCCACACCACCGACGCCGTCCAGACCATCGACCGGATCATCGACGTCTTCCCGCTGTTCCAGCAGGAGCAGATCCGGATGCAGGTGGCGGTGAACTTCGTGGCGGTGATCTCCCAGATCCTGGTGAAACGGGCCGACGGCCAGGGCCGGGTGGCGGCCCACGAGATAATGACCGGCACCGGCGCGGTGCGCAACCTGATCCGGGAGGGCAAGACCTACCAGCTGCAGAGCCTGATCCAGACCAGCGTCAAGCAGGGCATGTGCACCTTGAACATGTCACTGGCCTCGCTGTTCAAGCGCAAGGTGATAACCCTGGACGAGGCCCTCAGCAAATCCCCCGACCCCGACAACCTCCAGATGATAATGAGGTCCCAGCAGCCATAG